The following proteins are co-located in the Sporolactobacillus pectinivorans genome:
- a CDS encoding DUF2178 domain-containing protein, producing MNETFACIIHSNVAEWEMSINLLPALPALIYGLVLTFVMIKRRKKEKLSFWLYPLLLPSADEREKTISADACRKAFTAIWIMAPVCTGLMCFYPLFAEIFPAFPIVIVLLIPAAQMTVYFVTVRKIYHS from the coding sequence ATGAATGAAACGTTTGCCTGCATTATTCATAGCAATGTTGCAGAATGGGAAATGTCCATCAATTTGCTGCCAGCGCTTCCTGCACTGATTTATGGTCTTGTTTTGACTTTTGTGATGATTAAAAGAAGGAAAAAAGAAAAATTGTCATTCTGGCTGTATCCCCTTCTTCTTCCGTCTGCAGATGAGCGCGAAAAGACGATCAGTGCCGATGCTTGCCGGAAAGCATTTACGGCCATATGGATCATGGCACCGGTTTGTACGGGCCTGATGTGTTTCTATCCGCTGTTTGCAGAGATTTTTCCGGCTTTTCCAATTGTGATTGTGCTGCTGATTCCGGCTGCACAAATGACTGTTTATTTTGTTACGGTAAGGAAAATATATCACTCTTGA
- the psiE gene encoding phosphate-starvation-inducible protein PsiE yields MDNNKMFDVLIMKGLQWILNVVLIALAIILSVALIKETYQFFTYLFLSENASYSHLLEGILVYFLYFEFIALIIKYFQAHYHFPLRYFVYVGVTAIVRLIVVSHNDPLSVMFYAIAIFVLVGALYIANTKLLKRE; encoded by the coding sequence ATGGACAATAATAAGATGTTTGATGTGCTGATCATGAAGGGACTGCAATGGATTCTTAATGTAGTGCTGATTGCACTGGCCATTATTCTGAGTGTCGCTTTGATCAAAGAAACCTATCAGTTTTTTACCTATCTCTTCCTAAGTGAAAATGCGTCATACAGCCATCTTCTGGAAGGTATTCTTGTTTACTTTCTTTATTTCGAATTCATTGCGCTGATCATTAAATATTTTCAGGCCCATTATCATTTCCCGCTTCGCTATTTTGTCTATGTCGGCGTAACAGCAATTGTGCGCCTGATTGTGGTTAGCCATAACGATCCTTTATCGGTCATGTTCTACGCGATTGCCATTTTCGTTCTCGTCGGCGCACTTTATATTGCCAATACTAAGCTGCTGAAAAGGGAATAA
- a CDS encoding helix-turn-helix transcriptional regulator, which produces MQYLRNHVKELRARHDWTQSELGEKVGATRQTIASIEKGDYVPSLLLGLLLCDTFGLPMEEVFQLEKGDDDE; this is translated from the coding sequence TTGCAATATTTGAGAAATCACGTTAAAGAATTGAGGGCGCGCCACGACTGGACACAATCCGAACTTGGTGAAAAAGTCGGTGCGACCCGGCAGACGATCGCTTCGATTGAAAAAGGGGACTATGTGCCGTCGCTGCTGCTGGGTCTGCTTCTTTGCGATACGTTTGGGCTGCCGATGGAAGAAGTCTTTCAACTGGAAAAAGGAGATGATGATGAATGA
- the galE gene encoding UDP-glucose 4-epimerase GalE — translation MSILVLGGAGYVGSHAVYQLINAGEDVVVVDNLLTGHKEALHPQAKFYQGDIRDKEFLDSVFKKEKIDGVIHFAANSLVGESVEKPLKYFNNNVYGMQILLEVMKDNNVKHIVFSSTAATYGEPEQLPITEDMPTQPTNPYGETKLTMEKMMKWCDRAYGMKFVALRYFNVAGASKAGAIGEDHHPETHLIPIVLQVAAGERDKILIFGDDYPTKDGTCIRDYVHIEDLIAAHRLALSYLLKGGKSDVFNLGSNEGFSVKEIIEAARKVTGETIPAEIAPRRAGDPSTLIASSDKAKKILGWKPEHTNIPEILADAWAWHSSHPKGYAALVENK, via the coding sequence ATGTCAATTTTAGTATTAGGCGGTGCCGGCTATGTTGGTTCACACGCCGTTTATCAGCTGATTAATGCCGGAGAAGATGTAGTTGTTGTCGATAATTTACTGACCGGGCACAAAGAAGCACTGCATCCGCAGGCAAAATTCTACCAGGGGGATATCCGTGATAAGGAGTTTCTCGATTCGGTTTTTAAAAAGGAAAAGATTGACGGAGTCATCCACTTTGCGGCTAATTCGCTTGTCGGGGAATCCGTTGAAAAACCGCTGAAGTATTTTAATAACAATGTTTACGGCATGCAAATTCTGCTTGAAGTCATGAAAGACAATAATGTGAAGCATATCGTCTTTTCCTCGACTGCTGCGACATATGGTGAACCGGAACAGCTTCCGATTACCGAAGATATGCCGACACAGCCGACCAATCCGTATGGCGAGACGAAACTGACGATGGAGAAGATGATGAAATGGTGCGACCGCGCTTATGGGATGAAGTTTGTTGCACTGCGCTATTTCAACGTTGCCGGAGCGAGCAAGGCGGGAGCTATCGGTGAGGATCACCATCCGGAAACACACCTGATTCCGATCGTGCTGCAGGTGGCGGCCGGCGAGCGGGACAAGATTCTAATTTTCGGGGATGATTATCCGACTAAAGATGGCACTTGCATCCGCGATTATGTGCATATCGAAGATCTGATTGCCGCCCACCGCCTGGCACTCAGCTATCTGCTGAAGGGCGGGAAGAGTGACGTCTTCAATCTTGGTTCGAACGAAGGCTTCTCGGTGAAAGAGATTATTGAAGCCGCGCGCAAAGTGACCGGGGAAACGATTCCGGCTGAAATCGCGCCGCGCCGTGCAGGAGATCCGAGCACATTAATCGCATCATCGGACAAAGCGAAGAAGATACTTGGCTGGAAGCCGGAGCATACAAATATTCCGGAAATTCTGGCGGATGCCTGGGCCTGGCACAGCAGCCATCCGAAAGGCTACGCAGCTTTGGTGGAAAATAAATAA
- a CDS encoding methionine ABC transporter ATP-binding protein, with amino-acid sequence MIELHHVSKTFVAGKNKIEALKDVSLEIQKGEIFGVIGYSGAGKSTLIRCVNLLERPTSGDVFVDGTDINKLRRKNLRKLRRKIGMIFQGYNLLETANVYDNVAIPLKLEGVPKKVIKARTEKYLEIVGLKDRSKAFPSQLSGGQKQRVAIARALAHEPEVLLSDEATSALDPNTTDSILELLLKVNKELGITIFLITHELNVIQRVCDRVAVMEKGRIVEQGSVVDIFTKPKEPLTKQFVRNESRFKIPEPIYKQLLSTGELVNLTFLGESAKDPALATLAKTFDVLPSIIAGGIDQLKDQSIGNLLVHLKGNTDTIKDAIAFLRAEHIIVEEVNV; translated from the coding sequence ATGATTGAATTACATCATGTATCCAAAACATTTGTCGCGGGAAAAAATAAAATTGAAGCGCTGAAAGATGTCTCGCTGGAAATTCAAAAGGGAGAGATTTTCGGCGTTATTGGTTACAGCGGGGCGGGGAAGAGCACGCTGATCCGCTGCGTCAATCTACTGGAACGCCCGACGAGCGGTGACGTTTTTGTAGACGGAACGGATATTAATAAACTTCGCCGTAAGAACCTTCGGAAGCTTCGCCGGAAGATCGGTATGATCTTTCAGGGGTATAACCTTCTTGAAACCGCCAATGTTTACGATAATGTCGCCATTCCTTTAAAATTGGAGGGTGTGCCTAAAAAAGTAATCAAAGCGAGAACCGAAAAGTATCTTGAGATCGTCGGTTTGAAGGATCGCAGCAAAGCTTTTCCAAGCCAGCTGTCGGGTGGTCAGAAGCAGCGTGTGGCCATTGCCCGCGCACTTGCTCATGAACCGGAAGTGCTGCTTAGCGATGAAGCGACGAGTGCACTGGATCCAAACACGACGGATTCGATTTTGGAACTTCTGCTCAAGGTAAACAAAGAGCTTGGGATTACGATCTTCCTGATTACTCATGAATTAAACGTCATTCAAAGAGTCTGCGACCGTGTGGCGGTTATGGAAAAGGGACGAATCGTTGAACAAGGCTCTGTCGTCGATATTTTTACCAAGCCTAAGGAACCGCTGACCAAACAGTTTGTCCGGAATGAGTCCAGATTCAAGATACCTGAACCTATTTATAAACAGCTGCTGTCGACCGGGGAACTTGTGAATCTGACTTTTCTCGGTGAGTCTGCAAAAGACCCGGCGCTTGCGACGCTTGCCAAGACGTTTGATGTTCTGCCGAGCATCATTGCCGGCGGCATCGATCAGCTAAAGGATCAGTCAATCGGCAATCTGCTGGTGCACCTGAAGGGGAATACAGACACGATCAAGGATGCGATAGCTTTTTTGCGGGCGGAACATATTATTGTGGAAGAAGTGAATGTCTGA
- a CDS encoding MetQ/NlpA family ABC transporter substrate-binding protein produces MKKYVKALSLLLILALAFALSACGNSSSAGLSTKDITVGVTGGPHQQVMEEVAKLAKKDGLTIHLKVFNDYNQPNIALNDNELDANSYQTMPFLKDQIQNKGYKIAAAFKTVAFPMGIYSKSIKNLKDLKNGDKIAVPNDPANELRALQLFEKAGVIKLRTGANVTATKRDVISNPKHLQIIELDAAQLPQQLNEVAAAAINTNFAMGAGLTVLKDSIFHEPLINNPYPNYFVVRTSDKNDKVVKTIEKYYHSPEVKTFIEKQFGGSVVPEW; encoded by the coding sequence TTGAAAAAGTATGTCAAAGCGTTGTCGTTATTATTGATCCTTGCCTTAGCATTTGCACTTTCAGCATGTGGTAACAGCTCCTCAGCCGGTTTAAGTACGAAAGATATCACTGTGGGTGTAACAGGCGGACCGCATCAGCAGGTCATGGAAGAAGTGGCAAAACTGGCCAAAAAAGACGGCTTGACGATCCATCTGAAAGTTTTTAATGATTATAACCAGCCTAACATTGCCCTTAATGATAACGAACTGGATGCGAACAGCTACCAGACCATGCCCTTCCTGAAGGACCAGATTCAAAATAAGGGGTATAAGATTGCTGCCGCATTCAAAACGGTCGCTTTTCCGATGGGCATCTATTCTAAGAGCATTAAAAATCTGAAAGACCTGAAAAACGGTGACAAAATCGCTGTCCCGAACGATCCTGCCAATGAGCTCCGCGCACTTCAGCTGTTTGAAAAAGCCGGTGTGATCAAATTGAGAACGGGAGCAAATGTTACCGCGACTAAGCGGGATGTGATCAGCAATCCGAAACATCTGCAAATCATTGAACTGGATGCAGCTCAGCTTCCGCAGCAGCTTAACGAAGTTGCAGCCGCAGCGATCAATACGAACTTCGCAATGGGAGCCGGTCTGACGGTGCTGAAGGATTCCATTTTCCATGAACCGCTCATCAACAATCCATATCCGAACTATTTCGTTGTTCGTACGTCTGATAAAAATGACAAAGTAGTTAAAACAATCGAGAAATATTATCATTCACCAGAAGTAAAAACCTTCATCGAAAAACAATTCGGCGGTTCAGTAGTTCCGGAATGGTAA
- a CDS encoding manganese-dependent inorganic pyrophosphatase, with protein sequence MGKVLVFGHKSPDTDAICSAIAFAELKNKLGEEAEPVRLGDLNGETEYVLNYFNVAAPRLVKTVANEVPAVYLVDHNERQQSVDDIEKVEVLSVVDHHRIANFETKAPLYYRAEPVGCTATILYKIYKENGVAVPKTIAGLMLSSIISDTLLFKSPTCTEDDVKAAEELEKISGIDTQTYGLAMLKAGTNIGDKTAEELITLDMKPFEMGKHHVEIGQVNVVDFDDALSRQAELEEVINKEIAAKNLDLFVFAVTNILTSDSEALILGKAAAAAEHAFHVTLKNNTAVLKGVVSRKKQIVPVLTEELVK encoded by the coding sequence ATGGGAAAAGTGCTTGTTTTCGGGCATAAGAGCCCTGATACAGATGCAATTTGTTCAGCGATCGCTTTTGCTGAACTGAAGAACAAACTGGGAGAGGAAGCCGAACCTGTGCGTCTCGGTGATCTGAACGGCGAGACAGAATATGTTCTGAACTATTTTAATGTGGCAGCGCCGCGTCTGGTTAAAACGGTTGCCAACGAAGTGCCGGCTGTCTACCTCGTTGACCACAATGAGCGCCAGCAGAGTGTGGACGATATTGAAAAGGTGGAAGTGTTATCGGTCGTTGATCATCACCGGATCGCTAATTTTGAAACAAAGGCGCCGCTTTATTATCGCGCGGAACCGGTCGGCTGTACGGCAACGATCCTGTACAAGATTTATAAGGAAAACGGTGTAGCTGTTCCGAAGACCATAGCCGGCCTGATGCTGTCGTCAATCATTTCTGATACTTTGCTTTTCAAGTCGCCGACTTGTACGGAAGATGATGTTAAAGCCGCCGAAGAGCTTGAAAAGATTTCAGGCATTGATACTCAGACGTATGGTCTGGCGATGCTCAAAGCAGGGACAAATATCGGTGACAAAACTGCTGAAGAACTGATTACGCTTGATATGAAACCCTTTGAAATGGGCAAGCATCATGTTGAGATCGGTCAGGTCAATGTTGTAGACTTTGATGATGCGCTGTCGCGTCAGGCTGAGCTTGAGGAAGTAATCAACAAGGAGATCGCGGCAAAGAATCTTGACTTGTTTGTTTTTGCTGTGACGAACATTCTGACAAGCGATTCTGAAGCACTGATCCTTGGCAAAGCGGCTGCAGCTGCAGAGCACGCCTTCCACGTCACACTGAAGAACAACACGGCGGTTCTTAAGGGTGTTGTTTCGAGAAAAAAACAGATCGTTCCGGTTCTGACTGAGGAACTAGTAAAATAA
- a CDS encoding methionine ABC transporter permease, translating into MAEFFNLWGSAIWVAFIQTLEMTAIALILSILIGIPLGVFLILTRKNGQAENSAVYAVLNTIINVIRSIPFIILLFLILPVTRLIAGTTIGVQGVIFPLVVSCAPYIARLMESAMLEVDRGVIEAYQSMGISTPKIVCFVIIREARSSIVLGLTIAAIGLIGETAMAGLVGAGGLGDLAYQFGYTRFQPDVMYAVIIILIVIVQCIQSLGNAFARKLKKN; encoded by the coding sequence ATGGCTGAATTTTTCAATTTGTGGGGCAGTGCCATTTGGGTGGCATTTATTCAGACTCTGGAAATGACTGCCATCGCTTTGATCCTGTCAATTCTTATTGGCATCCCGCTGGGCGTTTTCCTGATCCTGACACGCAAAAACGGCCAGGCTGAGAATTCGGCAGTCTATGCGGTTTTAAACACGATCATTAACGTGATTCGTTCCATTCCGTTCATCATTCTGCTGTTCCTGATTCTTCCGGTAACTAGGCTGATCGCAGGAACAACTATTGGTGTTCAGGGCGTTATTTTTCCGCTAGTTGTTTCGTGCGCCCCCTATATAGCCCGTTTGATGGAATCGGCGATGCTTGAAGTCGACCGAGGTGTCATTGAGGCCTATCAATCGATGGGTATCTCAACACCGAAAATTGTCTGTTTTGTGATTATCCGCGAAGCACGTTCTTCCATTGTTCTGGGGCTGACGATCGCGGCGATCGGGCTGATCGGCGAAACGGCGATGGCCGGCCTTGTCGGTGCAGGCGGCCTTGGTGATCTTGCCTATCAATTTGGGTATACGCGTTTCCAGCCGGATGTCATGTATGCTGTCATTATCATATTAATCGTGATTGTACAATGCATCCAGTCCCTTGGCAATGCATTTGCGAGAAAGCTGAAGAAGAATTGA